Proteins encoded together in one Tripterygium wilfordii isolate XIE 37 chromosome 14, ASM1340144v1, whole genome shotgun sequence window:
- the LOC120014064 gene encoding probable WRKY transcription factor 15 produces the protein MEETAVVQEAAAGLESVERLIRLLSQQQQYQDQKYSNLDMDIDCRAVADVAVSKFKRVISLLNRTRTGHARFRRAPVVPSPSLPPNNRDNEVLEGKVYYATPIQQAPPVLPHLHNRDFPMVMPKNEGIDRKDLSTTINFSYSSAGNSFISSLTGESESKQPSSSSAFQITNLSQVSSVGKPPLSSSLKRKCSSENLGSGKCGSSGRCHCSKKRKMRMKRIVRVQANSLKMSDIPPDDYSWRKYGQKPIKGSPHPRSYYKCSSVRGCPSRKHVERALDDPAMLVVTYEGEHNHALSVAEATHLILESS, from the exons atggaagaaacCGCGGTCGTTCAAGAAGCAGCCGCGGGCCTCGAGAGCGTCGAGAGACTAATCAGATTACTCtctcaacaacaacaatatcaaGATCAGAAGTATTCAAACCTGGACATGGACATTGATTGCAGAGCAGTCGCAGACGTCGCTGTTTCGAAGTTCAAGAGAGTAATTTCTCTCCTGAATCGAACCAGAACAGGACACGCTCGATTCAGAAGAGCACCTGTGGTTCCTTCACCTTCTTTGCCCCCAAACAATCGAGATAACGAAGTTCTTGAAGGCAAAGTTTATTACGCGACGCCGATCCAGCAGGCACCGCCGGTTCTGCCTCATCTTCACAACCGCGATTTTCCGATGGTGATGCCAAAAAATGAGGGAATTGACAGGAAAGATTTGTCCACTACGATTAATTTCTCGTATTCCTCGGCAGGAAATTCGTTTATTTCGTCGTTGACGGGCGAGTCGGAAAGTAAGCAGCCGTCGTCATCCTCGGCGTTTCAGATTACAAATCTGTCTCAGGTTTCATCGGTTGGGAAACCGCCGTTGTCTTCTTCTCTGAAGAGAAAGTGCAGCTCTGAAAACCTAGGTTCCGGAAAGTGCGGATCCTCTGGCCGCTGCCATTGCTCCAAGAAGAG gaagatgagaatgaagagGATAGTGAGAGTTCAAGCGAATAGCCTAAAAATGTCTGATATTCCACCAGATGATTACTCTTGGAGAAAGTACGGACAGAAACCAATCAAAGGTTCTCCACATCCAAG GAGTTACTACAAGTGCAGTAGTGTGAGGGGATGTCCTTCTCGTAAGCATGTAGAAAGAGCTTTGGATGATCCTGCGATGCTTGTAGTCACATATGAAGGGGAGCACAACCACGCACTCTCTGTTGCTGAGGCTACCCATCTCATCCTGGAATCCTCCTAG